In Lutra lutra chromosome 13, mLutLut1.2, whole genome shotgun sequence, one genomic interval encodes:
- the LOC125083722 gene encoding LOW QUALITY PROTEIN: NUT family member 2G-like (The sequence of the model RefSeq protein was modified relative to this genomic sequence to represent the inferred CDS: inserted 4 bases in 4 codons; deleted 1 base in 1 codon) gives MALQGASAVLGPHVATDPGASXSAFMARPFPAPTAGAPHRPLWGQHPPPLMTPPFPPXGPLVLPAFSRTPLVAGEAGLGPNGTGTCNVIVQVRSEQGCSVXPQTQTIVLTQAPLSWSAPGALCGGAACPAPLFVTASAVETSMPASAHGGSQAGKGGSAPSLPPPAQPPAAQLTTVVPPVDARPQPHGASRSRTTASPEDSCNPKSVYENFRRWQRFKSLARRHLPQSPDAEALSCFLIPVLRSLARLKPTMTLEEGVWRAVQEWQSRSNFDRLIYYEMAGKFMEFEMEEEMQMQKLQWVKVAQGLPPPAPPKPERRGPPAAEAGPQPACVPRKAGSRAQPSRQQPRRPPRRPESKAPXEIPPEAVREYVDIMEGLLGPGHSAPGGPAGECGEDGKEPQQNEAATYPDPGLLSYIDELCSQEDFVTKVEAVIHPCFLAELLSSEPQLDLLALAEKLEQEEGLSLAELVEKRLMALNTEEGVQAPPRLCAARSGPTPEHETGPGKGLGVSDKACPADTDGQDLQRHGRAQTHLSGPRAFALSPGRQESPAPRAGRVPSPPQGQRCAYPGLGPRDAPVLREAPPARDTRGLADGSSEDEEELPSLAFLLASSAQPAALGALPESRSCLSHPQPWRLGATGGSTGPLSSENRPRPGHPPSYKVQEAGSVPSKPHLRSTPLVAPHHHTCNHYGSSPRTRPQGLPPTAPGPKDHYSGQLKGNPQAAQDTRPSGPCTGHQIPGTDLTLQGQGANNPPEGPRDAPQRKAKAAESDGHASSPRGPHLKGAHNAKQERHRPRAATPARRGARALIFKPTSRKHEAATHGPALSQRTVRDPPPPSPRRRAFSGGQPQRTPGAVAGEGPGDFSPAPGEVCAGAGAGAGARGASPNGP, from the exons ATGGCTTTACAAGGAG CATCTGCAGTGCTGGGACCCCATGTGGCCACGGACCCAGGAGCCT CGTCTGCTTTCATGGCACGGCCCTTCCCCGCACCCACTGCCGGCGCCCCTCACCGGCCACTGTGGGGGCAGCACCCGCCGCCCCTCATGACCCCGCCATTCCCTC GTGGCCCCCTGGTGCTGCCAGCTTTCTCCAGGACTCCGCTGGTGGCAGGAGAGGCTGGCCTCGGCCCCAATGGGACTGGGACCTGCAATGTCATTGTGCAGGTCCGGTCAGAACAGGGGTGCTCAG ACCCCCAGACTCAGACCATCGTCCTCACTCAGGCCCCCCTCAGCTGGAGTGCTCCAGGGGCCCTCTGTGGGGGTGCTGCGTGTCCCGCACCCCTCTTCGTGACAGCCTCTGCGGTGGAGACCAGCATGCCTGCCTCGGCCCATGGGGGCTCCCAGGCTGGCAAGGGAGGCTCGGCCCCAAGCCTTCCACCTCCGGCTCAGCCCCCAGCCGCGCAGCTGACCACCGTCGTGCCCCCAGTCGACGCCAGGCCACAGCCTCACGGAGCTTCCAGGAGCCGGACCACGGCCTCGCCCGAGGACTCCTGTAACCCCAAGAGTGTTTACGAGAACTTCCGGCGCTGGCAGCGCTTCAAGTCGCTGGCCCGGAGGCACCTCCCGCAGAGCCCCGACGCAGAagctctctcctgctttctcat CCCGGTGCTGCGGTCCCTGGCGCGCCTGAAGCCCACGATGACGCTGGAAGAGGGAGTGTGGCGGGCCGTGCAGGAGTGGCAGAGCAGAAGCAACTTTGACCGCTTGATCTACTACGAGATGGCGGGAAA GTTCATGGAGTTCGAGATGGAGGAGGAGATGCAGATGCAGAAGTTACAGTGGGTGAAGGTGGCCCagggcctgcctcccccagcGCCCCCGAAGCCTGAACGGCGG GGGCCCCCAGCCGCGGAAGCGGGCCCGCAGCCAG CGTGCGTTCCCAGGAAGGCGGGTTCCAGGGCCCAGCCCTCCCGCCAGCAGCCACGCAGACCCCCGCGGCGCCCGGAGAGCAAGGCGC AGGAGATCCCTCCAGAGGCTGTGAGAGAGTACGTGGACATCatggaggggctgctggggcctGGCCACTCGGCCCCGGGGGGCCCGGCAGGTGAATGCGGAGAGGATGGAAAGGAGCCACAGCAGAATGAGGCCGCGACCTACCCGGACCCGGGTCTCCTGAGCTACATTGACGAGCTGTGTTCCCAGGAAGACTTCGTCACCAAG GTGGAGGCAGTCATCCACCCCTGCTTCCTGGCGGAACTGCTGTCCTCGGAACCACAGCTGGACCTCCTGGCCCTGGCTGAGAAactggagcaggaggaaggactCAGCCTTGCAgag CTGGTGGAGAAACGACTGATGGCCTTGAATACGGAGGAGGGTGTGCAGGCACCCCCACGCCTCTGCGCAGCCCGGTCGGGCCCCACGCCTGAGCACGAGACCGGTCccgggaaggggctgggggtcagCGACAAAGCCTGCCCAGCAGACACTGACGGCCAGGACCTTCAGAGGCACGGCCGAGCACAGACACACCTGTCGGGGCCCAGagcctttgctctctctcccgGACGACAGGAGTCCCCTGCACCTCGAGCTGGAcgtgtcccctcccctccccagggtcaAAGGTGCGCCTACCCTGGACTGGGCCCCAGGGATGCCCCGGTTCTCAGAGAGGCCCCTCCTGCTAGGGACACTCGAGGGCTGGCAGATGGGTCCAGTGAGGACGAGGAGGAGCTCCCCAGCCTGGCCTTCCTCCTGGCCTCATCAGCACAGCCTGCTGCCCTGGGGGCTCTCCCAGAGTCCCGCTCCTGCCTCAGTCATCCCCAGCCCTGGCGGTTGGGGGCCACGGGGGGCTCCACGGGCCCCCTCTCCTCAGAGAATAGGCCTCGGCCCGGCCACCCCCCCAGCTACAAAGTCCAGGAAGCGGGCTCTGT ACCCTCCAAGCCCCACCTGCGCTCCACTCCCCTCGTGGCCCCGCACCATCACACCTGCAACCACTACGGCTCCTCCCCGCGGACCCGCCCCCAGGGCCTCCCGCCCACCGCACCAGGCCCCAAGGACCACTACAGCGGGCAGCTGAAGGGGAACCCACAGGCCGCCCAGGACACCAGACCCTCGGGCCCCTG TACCGGCCACCAAATCCCAGGAACCGACCTCACCCTACAAGGTCAGGGTGCAAACAACCCGCCCGAGGGACCGCGCGACGCACCTCAGCGTAAAGCCAAAGCCGCAGAAAGCGACGGCCATGCCTCCAGTCCCCGCGGGCCACACCTCAAGGGCGCACACAACGCGAAGCAAGAACGCCACAGACCGCGGGCCGCCACCCCTGCACGCCGGGGAGCGCGCGCCCTCATCTTCAAGCCTACCTCACGCAAGCACGAGGCGGCCACGCACGGCCCCGCCCTCAGCCAGAGGACAGTTAGGGACCCCCCGCCCCCGAGCCCGCGCAGGCGCGCTTTCTCCGGCGGGCAGCCTCAACGGACGCCGGGAGCTGTTGCAGGGGAGGGTCCGGGAGACTTCAGCCCCGCCCCTGGGGAGGTgtgcgcgggcgcgggcgcgggcgcgggcgcgcgCGGGGCAAGTCCAAACGGGCCCTGA